From Quercus lobata isolate SW786 chromosome 1, ValleyOak3.0 Primary Assembly, whole genome shotgun sequence, one genomic window encodes:
- the LOC115990965 gene encoding receptor-like protein CLAVATA2: protein MEINWVSVVCPWKAFQLHVLPLLLLLVLLRCSSPCQCVVDLDPDDKALLLAFKSRVQDPSQSLSSWVGTNCTSWSGLTCENQTGRVVSINLTNMNLSGKVLPKLCKLSFLEDMNLSRNNFTCPIPLCFGNLVSLKAIDLSHNRFLGVVPDTLMRLRNLKELVLNGNRDLRGLVPGWLGNFSTNLEKLDLASNSFCGEIPESLLYLKPLKYLDLGNNNLSGNLRDFGQSLLVLNLGSNQFSGTLPCLSASAQSLNILNMANNSIVGGIPTCVASLQALTHLNLSFNHLKYAISPRLVFSENLLVLDLSNNDLLGPLPHKIAETTDKSGLVLLDLSHNQFSGEIPLRITELKSLQALFLSHNLLTGEIPARIGNLTYLQVIDLSHNLLSGSIPLNIVGCYQLLSLMLNNNHLSGEIHPELDALDSLKILDLSNNMISGEIPLTLAGCKSLEFVDFSSNNLSGTLNDAITKWSNIRFLSLAQNKFNGNVPNWLFTFEEIQTVDLSGNKFSGLIADGNFNISVKFNKRDIGRMSREPFVAMPNVHVRVSMVVTGSSESSFDYHLSSTVGIDLSNNLLHGEIPQGLFALQGLEYLNLSHNFLDGHVPGLEKMSGLKALDLSHNSLSGQVPGNVSSLKDLTLLNLSYNSFSGFVPKKQGYWRFPGAFAGNPDLCVETSSGRCETESIPMVPGKSFHDGVVEGPISVWVFCLSFFVSFYFGIVALFCSARTRNYILHMKV, encoded by the coding sequence ATGGAAATTAATTGGGTTTCAGTTGTTTGCCCCTGGAAAGCCTTTCAATTACATGTTCTGCCACTACTCTTGTTGTTGGTTCTGTTACGTTGTTCAAGCCCTTGTCAGTGTGTTGTTGATCTTGACCCAGATGACAAAGCCTTACTTCTGGCATTCAAATCAAGGGTCCAAGACCCTAGCCAGAGCTTGTCAAGCTGGGTTGGGACTAACTGCACCAGCTGGTCCGGGCTCACCTGTGAGAACCAGACCGGCCGGGTGGTTTCAATCAACTTGACCAACATGAACTTGTCCGGCAAAGTTCTCCCAAAATTGTGCAAGCTTTCGTTTCTTGAAGACATGAATTTGTCCCGTAACAATTTTACATGCCCAATTCCATTATGTTTTGGTAATTTGGTTAGTCTCAAAGCCATCGATCTTAGTCACAATAGGTTTCTTGGTGTTGTGCCTGACACACTCATGAGGCTTAGGAATTTGAAAGAACTTGTTTTGAATGGGAACCGAGATTTGAGAGGTCTTGTTCCTGGGTGGCTTGGtaatttctcaacaaatttGGAAAAACTTGATCTGGCTTCCAATTCGTTTTGCGGGGAAATCCCCGAAAGCTTGTtgtatttgaaacctttaaagtATTTGGATCTTGGTAACAATAATTTATCGGGTAATCTTCGTGATTTTGGCCAATCTTTGCTGGTTCTTAATCTTGGGTCAAATCAGTTTTCGGGTACCTTGCCTTGCCTTTCTGCTTCTGCTCAGTCTctcaatattttgaatatggCTAACAATTCTATTGTGGGAGGAATACCTACATGTGTTGCTTCTCTTCAAGCTTTGACTCATCTAAATCTATCTTTCAATCACTTAAAATATGCAATATCTCCTAGGCTTGTATTTTCCGAGAATCTTCTTGTGTTGGATTTGAGTAACAATGATTTGTTGGGTCCCCTACCACACAAGATTGCAGAGACAACTGATAAATCTGGGCTTGTTCTTCTTGACTTATCCCACAATCAGTTCTCAGGTGAAATCCCATTGAGGATAACGGAATTGAAAAGCTTGCAGGCATTGTTTCTTTCACACAATCTTCTTACAGGGGAAATTCCTGCAAGGATTGGAAATTTGACTTATCTCCAAGTGATAGATCTTTCGCACAACTTGTTATCGGGTTCAATTCCTTTGAACATTGTTGGGTGCTATCAGTTACTTTCATTGATGCTCAATAACAACCATCTTTCTGGTGAAATTCATCCAGAGCTTGATGCGTTGGATAGCCTGAAGATACTAGATCTCAGCAATAACATGATTTCTGGTGAGATCCCACTAACTTTGGCAGGCTGTAAATCTCTAGAGTTTGTAGATTTTAGCTCCAACAATCTCTCCGGAACTTTGAATGATGCAATAACCAAATGGTCAAACATCAGGTTTCTCTCCCTGGCTCAGAACAAATTCAATGGAAATGTACCTAATTGGCTATTCACATTTGAAGAAATCCAAACAGTAGATTTATCAGGCAACAAATTCTCTGGCTTAATAGCAGATGGTAACTTCAACATTAGCGTAAAGTTCAACAAAAGAGACATTGGTAGAATGTCTAGAGAGCCATTTGTTGCAATGCCAAATGTGCATGTCAGAGTTTCAATGGTTGTCACTGGTAGTAGTGAATCAAGCTTCGATTACCATCTATCTTCAACAGTTGGAATTGATTTATCCAATAATTTGCTACATGGAGAGATTCCACAGGGCCTATTTGCACTACAGGGCTTGGAATACCTGAATTTGTCACACAATTTTCTTGACGGTCATGTTCCTGGTTTAGAGAAGATGAGCGGTTTAAAGGCCTTGGATTTATCACATAATTCTTTATCAGGTCAGGTCCCTGGAAATGTTTCTAGCCTTAAAGATCTGACACTCTTAAACTTGTCATATAACAGTTTCTCTGGATTTGTTCCTAAGAAACAAGGGTATTGGAGGTTTCCAGGAGCATTTGCTGGAAATCCAGACCTGTGCGTGGAAACCTCAAGTGGAAGGTGTGAAACAGAGAGCATTCCAATGGTGCCTGGTAAGTCTTTTCATGATGGAGTGGTTGAGGGGCCAATTTCTGTATGGGTGTTCTGTTTAAGCTTTTTTGTTAGTTTCTACTTTGGCATTGTTGCTTTATTTTGTTCTGCTCGAACAAGAAATTACATTCTCCATATGAAAGTTTAA
- the LOC115990970 gene encoding protein TRIGALACTOSYLDIACYLGLYCEROL 3, chloroplastic, with product MVLLSGSALFPLTIPNGDSRSARFAVLGGKRINSFCYKQRKEQRKVVCACVASPQNLRSDESSATKFNDSFKSENLSTVREPEDDSDVLIECRNVYKSFGEKHILRGVSFKIKHGEAVGIIGPSGTGKSTVLKIIAGLLAPDTGEVYIRGRRRAGLISDEEITGLRIGLVFQSAALFDSLTVRENVGFLLYENSSMPDDKIAELVTETLAAVGLKGVEDRLPSELSGGMKKRVALARSIIFDTTQEAVEPEVLLYDEPTAGLDPIASTVVEDLIRSVHMKGEDALGKPGNIASYVVVTHQHSTIRRAVDRLLFLYEGKVVWQGMTHEFTTSANPIVKQFASGSLDGPIRY from the exons ATGGTTTTGCTGTCTGGTTCGGCTCTTTTTCCTCTGACTATACCAAATGGGGATTCTCGGTCCGCTAGATTTGCAGTTTTAGGTGGGAAGAGGATCAATTCGTTTTGTTATAAGCAAAGGAAGGAGCAGAGAAAGGTTGTTTGTGCTTGCGTGGCGTCTCCACAGAACTTGAGAAGTGATGAATCCTCAGCCACCAAATTCAAT GATTCATTTAAATCGGAGAATTTAAGCACAGTACGGGAGCCTGAGGACGATTCAGATGTTCTTATTGAGTGCAGAAATGTCTATAAGTCATTTGGCGAGAAGCATATATTGAGAGGTGTGAGCTTCAAG ATTAAACATGGCGAAGCTGTTGGAATAATTGGGCCCTCTGGCACTGGAAAATCTACAGTTCTAAAAATCATTGCTGGACTTCTTGCTCCAGACACG GGTGAGGTTTACATACGAGGTAGAAGGAGAGCTGGTTTAATCAGTGATGAGGAAATAACTGGTCTACGAATTGGACTT GTGTTTCAAAGTGCAGCACTTTTTGATTCTTTGACTGTTCGTGAAAATGTTGGTTTCCTTTT ATATGAAAACTCAAGCATGCCTGACGACAAAATTGCAGAGCTTGTGACGGAAACCTTAGCTGCTGTTGGCTTAAAG GGAGTTGAGGATCGGTTACCATCTGAATTGTCTGGCGGAATGAAGAAACGTGTTGCTTTAGCTCGGTCTATAATTTTTGATACCACACAGGAAGCAGTAGAGCCTGAG GTGCTTTTGTATGATGAACCAACAGCTGGACTTGATCCAATTGCATCTACTGTCGTCGAAGATCTCATCCGTTCAGTCCATATGAAAGGCGAGGATGCGCTGGGAAAGCCTGGGAATATTGCTTCCTATGTCGTCGTTACTCACCAACATAGTACCATTAGAAGAGCCGTGGACAG gttactttttctttatgaGGGAAAGGTTGTCTGGCAAGGAATGACTCATGAATTCACAACATCAGCAAATCCAATTGTTAAACag TTTGCATCTGGGAGCTTGGATGGACCAATAAGATATTAG